The Nitrospirota bacterium genome includes a window with the following:
- the cas7u gene encoding type I-U CRISPR-associated RAMP protein Csb1/Cas7u has translation MANSLTLSKLQEAIAGNHAAIRLIVRLQPAGGPGSKVFPPTHSGGVYAWERRRLANGEVVETVLLDSVQSQANRMEQALLEACRAKKLKLPMLRVDFSKEFPDIGVITTLDAPHRIADAIFRDSMLNGKKFRDSDIGQAFVQANIRNATALFQHCPHALIFGVWDSTGSKGGLGNKFQRAVTSEIIGIRAEEGVRTSSRIDPLGITKAAEVFETDDGDWTLDSARAKKTERGDSKKAKPSDFVHGNIPPDFSRYDQKQNKGPLRTMYKEIRDGDVLPGGVTIDHAIQTTVLSFPALRRLRFPLNGKETEEGNAVARTVLAALALTAIAHLREQGYDLRSRCLLIPEGDSPFELIANDGTVEPFSLKSAEADALFAEAVKLATQLLPWQEEPVSLTPEKRLVELVRKSREAKSTE, from the coding sequence ATGGCTAATTCATTGACTTTGAGCAAGCTTCAGGAGGCTATTGCTGGCAACCACGCTGCGATACGGCTGATCGTCCGGCTCCAGCCGGCTGGTGGCCCGGGAAGCAAGGTGTTTCCACCAACCCATTCTGGCGGTGTGTATGCGTGGGAAAGACGGCGACTTGCCAATGGGGAAGTGGTCGAGACGGTGCTCCTCGATTCTGTGCAGTCTCAGGCCAATCGCATGGAGCAAGCGCTGCTCGAAGCGTGTCGCGCGAAAAAACTCAAGCTGCCGATGCTGCGGGTAGATTTCAGCAAAGAGTTTCCGGACATCGGCGTCATTACAACCCTTGATGCGCCGCACCGGATCGCAGACGCGATCTTTCGAGACAGCATGCTGAATGGGAAGAAGTTTCGGGACTCGGATATCGGGCAAGCGTTCGTTCAAGCCAATATCCGCAACGCAACGGCGTTGTTTCAGCACTGCCCACATGCACTGATCTTCGGGGTGTGGGATTCCACCGGATCGAAGGGCGGCCTTGGCAACAAATTCCAACGCGCGGTCACTTCCGAGATTATCGGGATTCGGGCTGAAGAAGGCGTTCGCACCAGTTCCAGGATTGATCCATTAGGGATCACAAAAGCCGCCGAGGTGTTTGAGACTGACGATGGGGATTGGACTCTTGACTCTGCAAGGGCCAAAAAGACCGAGAGGGGAGACTCAAAGAAGGCCAAACCGTCCGATTTCGTTCACGGGAATATCCCACCGGATTTTTCGCGGTATGACCAGAAACAGAACAAAGGTCCTCTGCGAACGATGTACAAAGAAATCAGGGACGGTGATGTCTTGCCAGGAGGGGTCACAATTGATCATGCGATTCAGACGACTGTCCTTTCTTTCCCTGCGCTCCGCCGGCTCCGCTTCCCACTGAATGGAAAAGAAACGGAAGAAGGCAACGCCGTTGCACGTACGGTGCTCGCCGCGCTGGCATTGACAGCGATCGCGCATCTACGTGAGCAAGGCTATGATCTCCGGTCTCGATGCCTACTGATTCCCGAAGGCGACTCGCCATTCGAACTTATTGCGAACGACGGCACAGTCGAACCTTTCTCACTCAAGTCAGCCGAAGCCGATGCTCTCTTCGCAGAAGCTGTGAAGCTCGCGACACAACTGCTACCTTGGCAGGAGGAACCGGTTTCTCTTACTCCAGAGAAGAGACTCGTAGAACTGGTTCGCAAGAGTCGGGAAGCTAAGAGCACCGAATAA
- a CDS encoding DUF2283 domain-containing protein — protein sequence MKVQYNRENDVLTIHLSEGTIDHAEETDGVIVHFSPDDRPV from the coding sequence ATGAAGGTGCAGTATAACCGCGAGAACGATGTGCTGACCATCCATCTGTCCGAGGGGACGATCGACCACGCGGAAGAGACGGATGGCGTAATCGTTCATTTCTCACCGGATGATCGCCCTGTGTAG
- a CDS encoding PIN domain-containing protein — MALPPEAFCDTSFFYACLDPKDVNHFRAQALVAEAASSGTVFCSTWDIVSETITLLRYRRDFRAALVFLDEVKPGLRIIRYGDRARVEAEAIFRQYGRDHRLSFCDAISFVVVTTLLDDVPCLAFDEDFRGLGLTVLT, encoded by the coding sequence ATGGCGCTGCCGCCGGAAGCGTTCTGCGACACTTCTTTCTTTTACGCTTGCCTCGACCCTAAGGATGTGAACCATTTCCGCGCACAGGCGCTGGTCGCTGAAGCCGCCTCGTCCGGGACGGTGTTTTGCTCCACCTGGGACATCGTCAGCGAAACCATCACCTTGCTTCGCTACCGTCGCGACTTTCGGGCTGCACTGGTGTTTCTCGATGAGGTCAAGCCGGGGCTGCGGATCATTCGTTACGGCGACCGCGCCAGGGTGGAAGCCGAGGCCATCTTCAGACAATATGGGCGGGATCATCGGTTGTCCTTCTGTGATGCGATCTCGTTCGTTGTGGTCACAACGCTCCTGGATGACGTACCCTGTCTGGCCTTCGACGAAGACTTTCGCGGGCTCGGTCTGACAGTGCTGACCTAA
- the csb2 gene encoding type I-U CRISPR-associated protein Csb2 — protein MFALEVEYLMGRVLAAAHYDRRTVEWPPHPSRLFSALVAAYKECELGTDDRAALEWLEALPVPHIAAFPPLHNGHVRDIHEVFVPANDSNDQLKKGKGGKISLYPLVSDGIAIRRNRGERWFPAFTPQNPRVWFIWQGASGVKQHGPALQRIAESVTYLGHSMSPVRVRVRVDDSSPAPTLIPDPKGTVMLRTTSPGRLRHLEQVYELRKVNATIQPRLGRVTRYRVVREARASFPASVFRRAIAFRHVGGPCPPLESIAKLTTTVRKAVMALFPDPVPEVISGHMPDGARLQQPHLAIVPLADVGHRYADGHLMGFALWLPASAPQNVYEVLEDRLEEFQSVMLGRHGVWLVKLVNADIETRTPAGLRLVTYTKPADTWASVTPVVFGRFPKRYHVGPGKDGGKVFAELCEMIGLPRPAEVRLGPVSAFRGVPKASDFVPPSKLSDRFRAHVWVRFAQPVQGPVILGAGRYLGFGLCRPWFCGEHP, from the coding sequence ATGTTTGCGCTGGAAGTTGAATACTTGATGGGCCGGGTGCTCGCTGCCGCACACTATGACCGGCGCACCGTCGAATGGCCACCGCACCCATCTCGTCTCTTTTCCGCGCTCGTCGCTGCGTACAAGGAGTGTGAGCTGGGGACCGATGATCGTGCGGCATTAGAATGGCTGGAAGCGTTACCAGTGCCGCATATTGCTGCCTTTCCACCGCTGCACAATGGCCACGTTCGCGATATCCATGAGGTCTTTGTCCCAGCGAATGACAGCAATGACCAGTTAAAAAAGGGCAAAGGTGGGAAGATCTCCCTTTATCCCCTCGTTTCAGATGGTATTGCCATTCGACGTAATCGAGGTGAACGATGGTTTCCAGCTTTCACTCCTCAAAACCCGCGTGTGTGGTTCATATGGCAGGGAGCATCCGGCGTGAAACAGCATGGGCCGGCCTTACAACGAATCGCGGAAAGCGTAACCTACCTAGGCCATTCTATGTCACCGGTTCGGGTTCGAGTTCGAGTGGACGACTCATCACCCGCTCCGACTTTGATTCCCGACCCCAAGGGCACGGTCATGCTGCGGACGACCAGCCCGGGTCGCTTGCGGCATCTGGAACAAGTCTATGAGTTGCGCAAAGTGAACGCGACGATCCAGCCTCGGCTTGGCCGCGTGACACGGTATCGGGTAGTGCGAGAAGCGCGAGCTTCATTCCCGGCGAGCGTATTTCGACGGGCCATAGCCTTTAGACATGTTGGGGGACCATGCCCGCCCTTGGAATCCATTGCGAAGCTGACAACGACCGTCCGCAAGGCCGTTATGGCCCTCTTTCCTGATCCCGTGCCGGAGGTAATCTCCGGTCACATGCCAGATGGTGCACGATTGCAACAGCCGCATCTGGCTATTGTTCCGCTGGCGGACGTAGGGCATCGATACGCGGACGGCCATCTCATGGGCTTTGCGCTATGGCTTCCGGCAAGCGCGCCTCAAAACGTTTATGAAGTACTTGAGGACAGGCTTGAGGAATTCCAGTCGGTGATGCTTGGCCGGCACGGGGTATGGCTGGTGAAGCTCGTCAATGCTGACATTGAAACACGAACGCCGGCAGGTTTGAGGTTAGTGACCTATACCAAGCCCGCCGATACTTGGGCAAGCGTTACGCCGGTTGTGTTTGGTAGGTTTCCTAAACGGTACCACGTTGGACCAGGGAAAGACGGCGGAAAGGTCTTTGCCGAACTTTGTGAAATGATCGGTCTTCCTAGGCCGGCTGAGGTCCGGTTAGGCCCGGTCAGTGCCTTTCGCGGTGTCCCGAAGGCATCGGATTTTGTACCTCCAAGCAAACTCTCGGATCGTTTTAGAGCACACGTCTGGGTTCGGTTTGCCCAACCTGTCCAAGGCCCGGTGATTCTTGGAGCGGGGCGCTATTTGGGATTTGGGCTTTGTCGTCCTTGGTTTTGTGGGGAACACCCATGA
- the cas3u gene encoding type I-U CRISPR-associated helicase/endonuclease Cas3 — MKAADFKAFFSELHSPHEEKVWPFPWQERLAKRVAEQGWTAVLDLPTSAGKTAAMDIALFHLALEVDKPPSKRQAPRRIFFIVDRRLVVDEAYERACRIRDRLSSALTVGHGILAEVARRLVTLSAEDGAEPLEVIRLRGGLPRERAFIRNPLQPAIIVTTVDQVGSRLLFRGYGVREFMRPIHAGLVGIDSLLILDEAHLSRPFVETLQWVRRYQSEAWAEHVVGKPSTVVQMTATPPPGEAEVFSLSNADWGHPILGPRLTRTKQAELLKLTGDKDSPEVTRRLLLESLVGKARSLMTTTLETSTAPVVGVVVNRVSTAREVFERLRNEDGSDALLLTGRIRPFERDELLKEYFPRMKAGRTAGANPKPLYVVATQTVEVGADLDFDALLTEAAALDALRQRFGRLNRLGLREQSPSVIVYMDLGKAGEPDPVYGDALTETWKWMEKVAVKSKGKKPKEYMNVMDFGIERMRAVLPAGEDLVKLLTPSAPAPVLMPAHVDLLAQTSPPPMVEPEIALYLHGKETQPEDVQVIWRADLQEPLGPDDEEDVVATVAALPPDSLEALSIPVWSVRAWLRGNWPEEIADVEGRSEQEEPARKGQQPRYALCWRGPEHSRLVSPDEVQSGDTLVVPASYGGHDRFGWCPSSQSPVKDVADHANWLRRGKHALRIHRNLIPQWFESESTSDDVSTVVTMVDDLLARYTDGEDLSALCDELIGQLLRLPGLKANIRDVLFTLQESRREIVYPTAENPQGILLRSRQFIEKEFTDEDDAASLTREVGLDSHCKGVGELARTFATHIGLPDGLAEDVFLAGKLHDLGKADPRFQAWLWGGDRMAAKRSGTLLAKSGVMDPNDHVARRVARERAGFPAGARHECYSVSIVSSHNHLLDKSHDRDLVLYLIGTHHGRGRPLMPAIEDDGIESLKFEFDGLHLEFNGTHQLERLDSGWSERFWRLIRRYGYWGLAYLETIVRLADHRRSELGQ, encoded by the coding sequence ATGAAGGCAGCCGACTTCAAAGCTTTCTTTTCCGAGCTCCATTCCCCACACGAGGAAAAGGTTTGGCCTTTCCCTTGGCAAGAGCGGCTTGCCAAGCGTGTGGCGGAGCAAGGCTGGACGGCTGTGCTCGATCTACCGACATCCGCGGGCAAGACTGCGGCCATGGATATTGCCTTGTTTCATCTGGCACTTGAGGTGGACAAGCCGCCTTCAAAGCGGCAGGCTCCGCGGCGAATCTTTTTTATCGTTGACCGTCGGCTGGTGGTGGACGAAGCCTATGAGCGGGCTTGTCGGATTCGAGATCGGTTAAGTTCTGCGCTTACCGTTGGGCACGGCATTTTGGCCGAAGTCGCGCGGCGGCTTGTCACACTCTCAGCGGAAGACGGAGCCGAGCCTCTTGAGGTAATCCGATTGCGCGGAGGGTTGCCACGGGAACGCGCGTTCATTCGCAATCCGTTACAACCGGCCATCATCGTGACAACCGTGGATCAAGTCGGGTCGCGCCTCCTGTTTCGGGGATATGGCGTCAGAGAATTCATGCGCCCAATTCATGCGGGATTGGTCGGCATTGATAGCCTCTTAATACTGGACGAGGCTCATCTGTCACGCCCCTTCGTCGAGACCTTGCAGTGGGTGCGTCGGTACCAAAGTGAGGCTTGGGCTGAGCATGTGGTCGGCAAACCGTCCACGGTTGTGCAAATGACGGCGACCCCGCCTCCTGGGGAAGCAGAGGTGTTCTCGCTCAGCAATGCCGATTGGGGGCACCCGATCCTGGGACCTCGGCTGACTCGAACCAAGCAGGCTGAACTGCTGAAGCTAACGGGTGACAAGGACAGCCCGGAGGTGACACGCAGACTCCTGCTCGAGAGCCTCGTCGGTAAAGCGCGCTCGTTGATGACCACGACATTGGAAACCAGCACAGCACCTGTGGTCGGCGTCGTCGTCAATCGTGTGTCAACGGCCAGGGAGGTATTTGAACGGCTTCGCAATGAAGATGGAAGTGACGCACTCCTGCTCACTGGCCGTATCCGACCGTTCGAGCGCGATGAGCTGCTAAAGGAATACTTCCCACGAATGAAAGCCGGTCGGACTGCCGGCGCAAATCCGAAACCGCTTTATGTCGTCGCTACCCAAACCGTGGAAGTAGGAGCCGATCTTGACTTTGATGCACTGCTCACGGAAGCCGCGGCCCTGGATGCGCTGCGCCAGCGCTTTGGTCGGCTTAATCGTCTTGGTCTGAGGGAACAAAGCCCGTCCGTCATTGTTTACATGGACCTCGGTAAAGCCGGTGAACCTGATCCAGTGTATGGGGATGCTTTAACCGAGACATGGAAATGGATGGAGAAGGTAGCCGTTAAGTCGAAGGGAAAGAAGCCCAAAGAGTACATGAACGTTATGGACTTCGGCATTGAGAGAATGCGGGCGGTGCTGCCAGCAGGGGAAGATCTAGTCAAGCTGCTCACGCCCTCAGCGCCAGCCCCGGTGCTGATGCCGGCGCACGTTGACCTGTTAGCGCAGACTAGCCCACCTCCAATGGTCGAGCCAGAGATCGCGCTTTATCTGCACGGTAAGGAAACACAGCCCGAAGACGTGCAAGTCATCTGGCGCGCGGATCTGCAAGAACCATTGGGGCCTGATGATGAAGAAGACGTGGTGGCCACGGTTGCTGCATTGCCACCTGATTCCCTTGAGGCTCTTTCCATCCCTGTCTGGAGTGTGCGTGCATGGCTTCGAGGTAACTGGCCTGAAGAGATTGCCGATGTCGAGGGTCGATCAGAACAGGAAGAACCTGCGCGGAAGGGACAGCAGCCTCGGTATGCTTTGTGCTGGCGAGGGCCTGAACATAGTCGGCTGGTCAGTCCCGACGAGGTTCAATCCGGAGACACACTCGTAGTCCCGGCTTCCTATGGTGGACACGACAGATTTGGGTGGTGCCCGTCAAGTCAATCGCCTGTGAAGGACGTTGCAGACCATGCCAATTGGCTCCGACGAGGCAAGCATGCCCTGAGAATCCACCGCAACCTTATTCCCCAATGGTTCGAGAGCGAGAGTACATCTGATGATGTCTCAACAGTTGTGACCATGGTGGACGATCTGTTGGCACGTTATACAGACGGCGAGGATTTATCTGCCCTCTGCGATGAACTGATTGGGCAGCTTTTGCGACTGCCAGGCCTCAAAGCGAATATCCGCGATGTGCTGTTTACCTTGCAGGAGAGTCGCCGAGAGATCGTCTACCCAACTGCCGAGAATCCCCAAGGGATCCTCTTGCGATCGCGACAATTCATCGAAAAGGAATTTACCGACGAAGACGACGCCGCGTCGTTGACGCGCGAGGTAGGCCTCGACAGCCATTGCAAGGGCGTGGGCGAACTCGCGCGGACATTCGCCACCCACATAGGACTTCCTGATGGACTGGCGGAAGACGTATTTCTAGCCGGTAAGTTGCATGACCTCGGCAAGGCCGATCCCAGGTTCCAAGCCTGGCTGTGGGGCGGCGACCGCATGGCCGCAAAAAGGTCTGGCACACTTTTGGCGAAGTCTGGGGTTATGGACCCGAACGACCATGTTGCTCGTCGCGTCGCCCGGGAGCGAGCTGGGTTTCCGGCTGGAGCCCGACATGAGTGTTATTCTGTTTCGATCGTCAGTAGCCACAATCACCTTCTCGACAAGTCTCATGATCGGGATCTGGTTTTGTATTTGATCGGCACGCATCACGGACGTGGCCGGCCGTTGATGCCAGCTATAGAGGATGACGGGATCGAAAGCCTGAAATTCGAATTCGATGGCCTGCACCTGGAATTTAATGGGACGCATCAGCTTGAGCGGCTGGACAGCGGGTGGTCGGAGCGATTCTGGCGACTGATCCGTCGGTATGGGTATTGGGGGCTCGCCTACCTTGAGACCATCGTCCGTTTGGCAGACCATCGCCGGTCTGAGCTTGGACAATGA